The Polyangia bacterium genome has a window encoding:
- a CDS encoding serine/threonine-protein kinase, with the protein MAGCTACSAQVELDDPYCAHCGAPVSDPLLGTVVGERYRIVSRLGVGGMGVVYRAEHTMMRRDLAIKVLLSELSGRDEFARRFEREAQSASRLGHPNIITVTDFGRMPDGSLFLAMEYLAGASLTSVISEGPVPRPRALNIVRQILRALDHAHAAGVIHRDLKPDNIMLVERDGHPDVVKILDFGIAKVTEPLSGHEALTQAGVIFGTPEYLSPEQALGETVDGRADLYATGVILYEMLVGRRPFESDDKVKIISMHLAHAPPRMRDVNADVDVPPALEQVVLQAMEKHREHRFATATAFLQALEDAESGGEPGYEMEWGATAPHDSGAARGGPSLVASVASLLHDRRWRRGLGATALTLVAMVGLLAVRRPRHAPGPSAPTHLASPVRAQTPRQPFPSRPPPEPPSVARAKTTESAPEVVTPVDDVTELARAANDGTDLARRQRAATKLDEEGRGDRVDRVSLIILQLRQARSCDERKPLVEKLRAMGDARALSALRGLRGKMIGHVVRLGGTNTACMKKELAAAIKALETKS; encoded by the coding sequence ATGGCCGGTTGCACCGCCTGCTCGGCACAGGTCGAACTCGACGATCCGTACTGCGCGCACTGTGGCGCGCCGGTGAGCGATCCGCTGCTGGGCACGGTGGTCGGCGAGCGCTACCGCATCGTCAGCCGCCTGGGCGTGGGCGGCATGGGCGTCGTCTATCGCGCCGAGCACACCATGATGCGCCGGGATCTGGCCATCAAGGTGCTGCTGTCCGAACTTTCGGGCCGCGACGAATTTGCCCGCCGTTTTGAACGCGAGGCCCAATCAGCCAGCCGCCTGGGCCACCCCAACATCATCACTGTCACCGACTTTGGACGGATGCCCGACGGGTCGCTGTTCTTGGCCATGGAGTATCTGGCCGGCGCGTCGCTCACGTCGGTGATCAGCGAAGGACCGGTGCCGCGCCCGCGCGCCCTGAACATCGTGCGGCAGATCTTGCGCGCCCTGGACCACGCGCACGCCGCCGGCGTCATCCATCGCGATCTCAAACCCGACAACATCATGCTGGTCGAACGCGATGGACACCCGGACGTGGTGAAGATTCTGGATTTCGGGATCGCCAAGGTCACCGAGCCGCTGTCCGGTCACGAAGCACTGACCCAGGCCGGCGTCATCTTCGGTACCCCCGAATATCTGTCGCCTGAGCAAGCGTTGGGCGAGACCGTCGACGGCCGCGCCGATCTGTACGCCACCGGCGTGATCCTCTACGAGATGCTGGTCGGGCGGCGCCCGTTTGAATCCGACGACAAGGTGAAGATCATCTCCATGCACCTGGCGCACGCCCCGCCGCGCATGCGCGACGTGAACGCCGACGTCGACGTGCCGCCCGCGCTGGAGCAGGTGGTGCTGCAAGCGATGGAGAAACACCGCGAGCACCGCTTCGCCACCGCCACCGCGTTCCTGCAAGCGCTGGAAGACGCCGAGTCGGGCGGCGAGCCCGGCTATGAAATGGAGTGGGGCGCCACCGCGCCGCACGACTCGGGTGCAGCGCGCGGCGGCCCATCGCTGGTGGCCAGCGTGGCCAGCCTCCTTCACGATAGACGCTGGCGGCGCGGCCTCGGGGCGACGGCCTTGACGCTGGTGGCGATGGTGGGCCTGCTGGCCGTGCGACGGCCGCGCCACGCGCCCGGCCCCTCGGCGCCGACGCACCTCGCGTCGCCGGTTCGTGCGCAGACCCCGCGCCAGCCGTTCCCCAGCCGTCCGCCGCCCGAACCGCCGTCGGTCGCACGTGCAAAGACGACAGAGTCGGCGCCGGAGGTTGTCACGCCCGTCGATGACGTTACCGAGTTGGCGCGCGCCGCCAACGACGGCACCGACCTGGCGCGCCGCCAGCGCGCCGCCACCAAACTGGACGAAGAAGGTCGCGGCGATCGCGTCGACCGGGTCAGCCTGATCATCCTGCAGTTGCGCCAAGCCCGTTCCTGCGACGAACGGAAGCCGTTGGTGGAAAAACTGCGCGCTATGGGCGACGCCCGGGCCCTGTCGGCTTTGCGCGGACTGCGCGGGAAAATGATCGGCCACGTGGTGCGCCTGGGCGGCACCAACACCGCCTGCATGAAAAAAGAGCTCGCGGCGGCGATCAAAGCGCTAGAAACGAAGTCGTGA
- a CDS encoding pitrilysin family protein, with protein sequence MKLTLKNGLQVVLEENHAAPVVALQAWVRVGSADEPLELAGVAHVFEHMLFKGTARRGVGQIAREVEAAGGEINAWTSFDETVYHLVLAAPFLDTGIDILADALTNAAFDPEELGRERKVVLEEIKQGLDSPDRVASQMLFSEAYKVHPYGRPVIGSESTVSALSRRQIVEFFQRHYVAGNITLVVVGDFDTATAEQKIAAAFAGMRAGSTAPSRPAEPAQLAARLAVAARDVRETQILVAFRTPALIHDDVAALDLLAVVLGQGESSRLNLQIVRNRQLASAAHAFMFSSRDAGLLVVGATLPPGRLEDPTRALLDESLRLGREEISPDELEKARTILESDLIFDKETVQGYARKLGFFACVAGSTDFEDSYFRRLSRVTPADLRRVAAQYLRVDRLSLAALVPEASLRRKDGALALLAGKLQAVVAAAEKRADRRVVKAPAAPAVADVVRTVLPSGMRVLVLRDATVPLVSVQATWPGGLRNEDVRSNGISNLLAALMVRGTKTRSAEQIMHEVETAAGTLGGFAGRNSFGLRAEFLSKHWERGFEILADCIRNPQFSEEELDHERRIVVEEIRAQDDNVGQMTFRLFHGALWRAHPYRLDVLGTADSLAGLNRRKLLDHYRRHYGVGGLTVAVVGDVDAETVVAKLQALLGDAPTGSVSSVTVAREPLRDQPAEVFRFLSNKEQAHVVVGYPGVTLTDPDRFSLEILAQILSGQGGRLFVEMREKRALAYRVSAFSLEGIDPGYFAVYIACSPENLEPAVEGIRAEIKRLVEDGVTVEEVERARRYLIGTHAIGMQRKSALAATLAFHETYGQDWREYRRYGERLGTITVADVQAVARKYLVPAREVTAVVRPKDETPAIGKARAEAARGPGTPRPAAGDAVERDGGASGAGPGPAPAR encoded by the coding sequence GTGAAACTGACCCTGAAAAATGGCCTGCAAGTCGTACTGGAAGAAAACCACGCCGCGCCGGTGGTGGCGCTGCAGGCGTGGGTGCGGGTCGGTTCTGCCGACGAGCCGCTCGAACTGGCCGGCGTGGCGCACGTGTTCGAACACATGCTGTTCAAGGGGACCGCCCGGCGCGGCGTCGGCCAGATCGCCCGCGAGGTCGAAGCAGCGGGCGGCGAGATCAACGCCTGGACCAGCTTTGACGAGACCGTCTACCACCTGGTGCTGGCGGCGCCGTTTCTGGACACCGGCATCGACATCCTGGCCGACGCGCTGACCAACGCGGCCTTCGATCCCGAAGAGCTGGGGCGCGAGCGCAAGGTTGTGCTTGAGGAGATCAAGCAGGGGCTGGATAGTCCGGACCGGGTGGCGTCGCAGATGTTGTTTTCGGAAGCCTACAAAGTGCATCCCTACGGCCGGCCGGTGATCGGCAGCGAGTCCACGGTCAGCGCGCTCAGCCGGCGTCAGATCGTCGAATTTTTTCAGCGCCACTATGTCGCCGGCAACATCACGCTGGTGGTGGTGGGCGATTTCGACACCGCGACGGCCGAGCAAAAGATCGCCGCCGCCTTCGCCGGCATGCGCGCCGGTTCGACGGCGCCGTCGCGGCCGGCCGAGCCGGCGCAGCTGGCGGCGCGCCTGGCGGTGGCGGCGCGTGACGTGCGGGAGACCCAGATCCTGGTGGCGTTCCGTACACCTGCCCTCATCCATGACGACGTCGCGGCGCTGGATCTGCTGGCCGTGGTGCTGGGGCAGGGGGAAAGCTCGCGCCTTAATTTACAGATTGTGCGCAACCGCCAGCTAGCCAGCGCGGCGCACGCGTTCATGTTCAGCTCCCGCGATGCGGGGCTGCTGGTGGTGGGCGCGACCCTGCCGCCCGGACGCCTGGAAGATCCGACCCGCGCCCTGCTGGACGAATCGCTGCGGTTGGGCCGCGAGGAGATCTCGCCCGACGAGCTGGAGAAGGCGCGCACCATCCTGGAAAGCGATCTCATCTTCGACAAGGAGACCGTGCAAGGGTACGCGCGCAAGCTGGGCTTCTTCGCCTGCGTCGCCGGCAGCACGGACTTCGAAGACAGTTACTTCCGTCGGCTGAGCCGGGTGACGCCCGCCGACCTGCGCCGGGTCGCTGCGCAATACCTGCGCGTGGATCGCTTGAGTCTGGCCGCGCTGGTGCCGGAGGCCAGCCTGCGCCGCAAGGACGGCGCGCTGGCGCTGCTGGCGGGCAAGCTGCAGGCGGTGGTGGCAGCGGCGGAAAAGCGCGCTGACCGTCGCGTGGTCAAGGCGCCGGCGGCGCCGGCCGTCGCCGATGTGGTGCGCACCGTGCTGCCGTCGGGGATGCGCGTGCTGGTCCTGCGCGACGCCACGGTCCCGCTGGTGTCGGTGCAGGCGACCTGGCCGGGTGGCCTGCGCAACGAAGACGTGCGTTCGAATGGCATCAGCAACCTGCTGGCGGCGCTGATGGTTCGCGGCACCAAGACCCGCAGCGCCGAGCAGATCATGCACGAGGTGGAAACCGCGGCGGGCACGCTGGGCGGATTTGCCGGCCGCAACAGCTTTGGCCTGCGCGCGGAATTTCTGTCCAAGCATTGGGAGCGCGGCTTTGAAATTCTGGCCGATTGCATTCGCAACCCGCAATTCTCGGAAGAGGAGCTGGACCACGAACGGCGCATCGTCGTCGAGGAGATCCGCGCCCAGGACGATAACGTCGGACAGATGACCTTTCGGTTGTTTCACGGCGCGCTCTGGCGGGCGCACCCGTACCGCCTGGACGTGCTGGGTACGGCCGATTCGCTGGCCGGCCTCAACCGCCGCAAGCTGCTGGATCACTATCGACGCCACTACGGCGTCGGTGGGCTGACCGTGGCCGTGGTGGGCGACGTCGACGCGGAGACGGTGGTGGCCAAGCTGCAAGCCCTGCTGGGCGACGCGCCCACCGGGTCGGTCAGCAGCGTCACCGTCGCCCGCGAACCACTGCGCGACCAGCCGGCCGAGGTGTTTCGCTTTCTCAGCAACAAAGAACAGGCGCACGTGGTGGTCGGCTATCCGGGGGTCACCTTGACCGATCCGGACCGGTTCTCCCTGGAAATTCTCGCTCAGATCCTGTCGGGGCAGGGCGGCCGCCTGTTCGTCGAGATGCGCGAAAAGCGCGCGCTGGCCTATCGGGTCAGCGCATTTTCGCTGGAAGGGATCGATCCCGGTTACTTCGCCGTCTACATCGCCTGCAGCCCGGAGAATTTGGAACCGGCCGTGGAAGGGATCCGCGCCGAGATAAAGCGGCTGGTCGAGGACGGCGTCACCGTCGAGGAGGTCGAGCGCGCACGCCGTTATCTGATCGGCACGCACGCCATCGGCATGCAGCGCAAAAGCGCGCTGGCAGCGACGCTGGCCTTTCACGAGACGTACGGTCAGGACTGGCGCGAGTACCGGCGCTATGGCGAGCGCCTGGGCACCATCACGGTCGCCGACGTGCAGGCGGTGGCGCGCAAGTACCTGGTGCCGGCGCGCGAAGTGACCGCGGTGGTGCGGCCGAAGGACGAAACCCCGGCGATCGGGAAGGCCCGAGCCGAGGCGGCGCGCGGTCCGGGGACGCCGCGGCCAGCGGCTGGTGACGCCGTCGAACGAGACGGAGGGGCGTCGGGAGCCGGGCCCGGGCCCGCACCGGCGCGCTAG
- a CDS encoding CPBP family glutamic-type intramembrane protease, with product MKIRIKNDPRNLLSSLLLVFPLLLIYQVGVLFTLPMLNGADFLTVFLFRNLGLTTSQYLAYTAVVAVLFGVAVAVLRRKQRFDPKIVVPVFLESAIYALTMGSLIIFVMTRVFGISPRLAGGIVQQQGFLTRLVMSLGAGVYEETVFRLVLLGGLVALSQRVLGLARWVALIIGLCISSLLFSAMHHIPPYGDPLQVGIFTFRVLAGVCFGLLFWFRGFAVAVYTHALYDLYVLLVR from the coding sequence ATGAAGATACGGATCAAGAACGATCCGCGCAACCTGCTCAGCAGCCTGCTGCTGGTCTTTCCGCTGTTGCTGATTTACCAGGTCGGCGTCTTGTTCACGCTGCCGATGCTGAACGGCGCCGATTTTCTCACCGTCTTCTTGTTCCGAAATCTCGGCCTCACCACTTCGCAGTACCTGGCCTACACCGCCGTCGTCGCCGTGCTGTTCGGGGTAGCGGTCGCTGTGTTGCGGCGCAAGCAGCGGTTCGATCCGAAGATCGTCGTCCCGGTCTTTCTGGAAAGTGCGATCTATGCCCTGACGATGGGCTCGCTGATCATCTTCGTGATGACCCGGGTTTTCGGGATCTCGCCGCGATTGGCCGGCGGCATCGTGCAACAGCAAGGATTTCTGACCCGGTTGGTGATGTCGCTGGGCGCGGGCGTCTACGAAGAAACGGTTTTTCGGCTGGTGTTATTGGGGGGCCTGGTGGCGCTGAGCCAGCGCGTGCTGGGCCTGGCGCGCTGGGTGGCGCTCATCATCGGCCTCTGCATCTCGTCGCTGCTGTTCTCGGCCATGCACCATATCCCGCCCTACGGCGATCCGTTGCAGGTCGGGATCTTCACCTTCCGGGTGCTGGCGGGCGTGTGCTTCGGTCTGCTGTTCTGGTTTCGGGGATTCGCCGTCGCCGTCTACACGCACGCGCTTTACGACCTGTACGTGCTGCTGGTTCGCTGA